A genome region from Labilibaculum antarcticum includes the following:
- a CDS encoding acyl-CoA dehydrogenase family protein, whose amino-acid sequence MANFYNDNDDLKFHLDHPLMKKIVALKERNFEDKETYDYAPLDFEDAMDSYDRTLEIVGEICGDIIDPNAESVDKEGPRVENDRVIYARGTQENHEALTKAGLIGMSLPREYDGLNFPLVPYVMAAELVSRADAGFANIWGLQDCAETIHEFASKEQKMNYLPRFAKGATAAMDLTEPDAGSDLQAVQLKATYNAKEDQWYLDGVKRFITNGDGEVALVLARSEAGTNDGRGLSMFIYDKKHLAVKVRRIEHKMGIIGSPTCELVFTHAPAELVGDRKMGLIKYVMSLMNGARLGVGAQSIGIAEAAYREGLAYAKERRQFGKAIIKFPAVYEMLTNMEAKLNASRSMLYETCRMVDVYKCYYHISQDRSLDKDERNEMKKYQKIADVLTPMLKLFASEYCNQIAYDSLQIHAGSGYMKDYPIERLVRDARITNIYEGTSQLQVVAAVRGVTTGQYLAQIKAYQASELSPQLEYIRTMLKGMTEQYEKAVAKVTEINATADHNDFLDFHARRLVEMAGYIILGYLTLLDTTRNDKYKESCEVYVKMGKSVCSGHLDYVQNSDLKDLGIFQK is encoded by the coding sequence ATGGCTAATTTCTATAATGATAATGATGATTTGAAGTTCCACTTGGATCATCCGTTGATGAAAAAAATTGTTGCACTTAAAGAGCGCAACTTCGAGGATAAAGAAACATATGATTATGCACCTCTTGATTTTGAGGATGCAATGGATTCTTACGATCGCACCTTGGAAATTGTAGGTGAGATTTGTGGAGATATTATTGACCCAAATGCTGAAAGTGTTGATAAGGAAGGACCTCGAGTTGAAAATGATCGTGTAATTTATGCAAGAGGAACTCAAGAGAATCATGAGGCTTTAACAAAAGCTGGATTGATTGGAATGAGTTTGCCTCGTGAGTATGATGGCTTGAATTTTCCACTTGTACCTTACGTAATGGCTGCTGAATTAGTATCTCGTGCTGATGCAGGTTTTGCTAACATTTGGGGATTACAGGATTGTGCTGAAACAATTCATGAATTTGCTTCAAAAGAGCAGAAAATGAATTATTTACCACGTTTTGCTAAAGGAGCAACTGCTGCTATGGATTTAACTGAGCCAGATGCTGGATCAGATCTTCAGGCTGTTCAGTTAAAAGCGACCTATAATGCAAAGGAAGATCAATGGTATTTAGATGGCGTAAAGCGCTTCATTACCAATGGTGATGGTGAGGTTGCCTTGGTGTTAGCTCGTTCTGAAGCTGGAACCAATGATGGTCGTGGTTTGTCGATGTTTATTTATGACAAAAAACACCTGGCTGTTAAGGTTCGTCGTATCGAGCACAAAATGGGTATTATTGGTTCTCCGACTTGTGAATTGGTATTCACTCATGCTCCAGCCGAATTGGTTGGAGATCGTAAGATGGGCTTGATCAAATATGTAATGTCATTAATGAATGGCGCACGTTTGGGTGTTGGTGCTCAGTCGATAGGTATTGCTGAAGCTGCATATCGTGAAGGTTTAGCATATGCTAAGGAACGTCGTCAGTTTGGAAAGGCAATTATTAAATTCCCTGCTGTTTATGAAATGTTGACCAATATGGAGGCGAAGTTAAATGCTTCTCGTTCTATGTTGTATGAAACATGTCGTATGGTGGATGTTTACAAGTGTTACTATCATATTTCTCAGGATCGTTCTTTGGATAAGGATGAAAGAAATGAGATGAAGAAGTACCAAAAAATTGCTGATGTATTGACTCCAATGCTGAAATTATTTGCTTCTGAGTATTGCAATCAAATTGCTTACGATTCATTGCAAATTCACGCGGGTTCGGGTTATATGAAAGATTACCCAATTGAGCGTTTGGTGCGTGATGCACGTATTACGAATATTTACGAAGGAACATCTCAATTACAAGTTGTTGCTGCTGTTCGTGGAGTAACCACAGGTCAGTATTTAGCTCAGATTAAAGCTTACCAAGCTTCTGAATTAAGTCCACAATTGGAGTACATCAGAACTATGCTTAAAGGCATGACCGAGCAATATGAAAAAGCTGTTGCAAAGGTTACTGAGATTAATGCAACTGCAGATCATAATGATTTCTTAGATTTCCATGCTCGTCGATTGGTTGAAATGGCTGGTTATATTATCCTGGGATATCTTACTTTATTGGATACAACCCGTAACGATAAATACAAAGAGTCATGTGAAGTTTATGTGAAAATGGGTAAATCAGTTTGTTCTGGTCACCTGGATTACGTTCAAAATTCAGACTTGAAAGACTTAGGTATTTTTCAAAAATAA
- a CDS encoding electron transfer flavoprotein subunit alpha/FixB family protein, with protein sequence MNNIFVYCEIEEGQVADVSLELLTKGRKLADDLKCELEAIVIGADLKGVEKQIMPYGVDTIWIASDKRLYPYTTMPHTSIIVKLFGEEKPQIALMGATSIGRDLGPRVSSALHSGLTADCTSLIIGDHEDKKNNKVYKDLLYQIRPAFGGNIVATIVNPDCRPQMATVREGVMKKEIRSDAYKGKVKQLDVEKYVNAEDFVVKVIERHMEASKVNIKNAGIIIAGGYGVGSKANFDKLYELADIIGAEVGASRAAVDAGYASHERQVGQTGVTVRPKLYIACGISGQIQHTAGMEESSMVIAINTDKNAPINNFADYIITGDIADVIPKMIKQYKENTK encoded by the coding sequence GTGAACAACATATTTGTATATTGTGAAATAGAAGAGGGACAGGTTGCAGATGTAAGCCTTGAACTTTTAACCAAGGGTAGAAAACTGGCTGACGATTTAAAATGTGAGCTTGAAGCTATTGTAATTGGAGCTGATCTTAAAGGTGTAGAGAAGCAAATAATGCCTTATGGTGTAGATACTATATGGATTGCGAGTGACAAACGCTTGTATCCATACACTACAATGCCTCACACATCAATAATTGTGAAATTATTTGGGGAAGAAAAACCACAAATCGCATTGATGGGTGCTACCAGCATCGGTCGTGATTTAGGTCCTCGTGTATCTTCTGCTCTTCATTCAGGTTTAACAGCCGATTGTACCAGTTTGATTATTGGAGATCATGAAGACAAGAAGAATAATAAAGTATATAAGGACTTATTGTATCAGATTCGTCCTGCATTTGGAGGAAATATTGTAGCTACAATTGTCAATCCTGACTGTCGTCCGCAGATGGCTACTGTTCGTGAGGGAGTCATGAAGAAAGAGATTCGTTCGGATGCTTACAAAGGAAAGGTGAAACAACTTGATGTTGAAAAGTATGTAAATGCTGAGGATTTTGTTGTGAAAGTTATTGAGCGTCACATGGAAGCTTCAAAAGTAAACATCAAAAATGCGGGTATTATTATCGCAGGTGGTTACGGTGTAGGTTCTAAAGCGAACTTCGATAAATTGTATGAATTAGCAGATATTATAGGTGCCGAGGTAGGTGCTTCTCGTGCTGCTGTTGATGCTGGTTATGCATCTCATGAGCGCCAAGTTGGACAAACAGGGGTTACTGTTCGTCCTAAACTATATATTGCTTGCGGTATTTCTGGGCAGATTCAGCATACTGCAGGTATGGAGGAATCATCAATGGTTATTGCAATTAATACCGATAAGAATGCACCAATAAACAATTTTGCCGACTATATTATTACAGGTGATATTGCTGATGTGATTCCAAAAATGATTAAGCAATACAAAGAAAACACGAAGTAA